In one window of Geotrypetes seraphini chromosome 3, aGeoSer1.1, whole genome shotgun sequence DNA:
- the LOC117357912 gene encoding twist-related protein 2-like codes for MKEETACPHSPEGSLGTSEEEADHMHKKCIRKRTQLSSRHPQDRGSPLLSSKRSKRSPPPLLPQSFEDIHTQRVIANVRERQRTQSLNDAFAELRKIIPTLPSDKLSKIQTLKLASRYIDFLYQVLQSDELDHKISSCNYLAHERLSYAFSVWRMEGAWSLSASH; via the coding sequence ATGAAAGAGGAGACAGCGTGCCCCCATTCCCCTGAAGGGAGCCTGGGGACCAGCGAGGAGGAGGCCGACCACATGCACAAGAAGTGCATCCGCAAGAGGACCCAGCTAAGCAGCCGTCACCCTCAGGACCGAGGCTCTCCCTTACTGTCGAGCAAGCGCAGCAAGCGAAGCCCTCCCCCGCTGCTGCCTCAGTCCTTCGAGGACATCCACACGCAGAGGGTGATTGCCAACGTGCGGGAGAGGCAGCGCACCCAGTCCCTGAACGATGCCTTTGCGGAACTGCGCAAGATCATCCCCACGCTGCCCTCTGACAAGCTCAGCAAGATCCAGACATTGAAGCTGGCCTCGCGTTACATAGACTTTCTCTACCAGGTGCTTCAGAGTGACGAGCTGGACCACAAGATCTCCAGCTGCAACTACCTGGCGCACGAGAGGCTCAGTTACGCCTTCTCCGTCTGGAGGATGGAAGGAGCCTGGTCACTGTCAGCCTCCCATTGA